Genomic segment of bacterium:
TACTCTCCCGGAGACCCGCCAGCTACTCTAGCCGCAGCTCGAGCCCTACTTCAGCGGCACCCCGATTCGGCCTAACTTGAAATTAAACCACACTCGCACCGCTTTGCCTATGATTAATCTCCTGTCAACTGGCCCAAAGTAGCGCGAGTCGTACGAATCGTCGCGGTTATCGCCGAGCAGGAAGTAGCTTCCTGCGGGAACTGGTAAGGACCAAAGTCGTCGCGCCGCGGATCAACATCCGGGTCTCTGTGCAATCCTGTCGGCG
This window contains:
- a CDS encoding S26 family signal peptidase produces the protein MLGDNRDDSYDSRYFGPVDRRLIIGKAVRVWFNFKLGRIGVPLK